CGTTACTAAGCCGGACGGCAATGGCAACCGAAGCGCAGTGGCTGCTGATGCGTTACGTTTTTGATATTCTCGGCTACCGCCGCTATGAATGGAAATGCAACAGCCTGAACGAACCCTCACGCCGGGCGGCGCTACGTCTGGGGTTTCAGTATGAGGGGCGTTTTCGTCAGGCTCTGGTGATAAAAGGCCACAACCGCGATACCGACTGGTTTTCCATTATCGATGACGAATGGCCACAGATTGATAAGGCTATGCAGCAGTGGCTGGCCGCCGACAACTTCAACGACGGCCAACAGTTGCGCACGCTGGAGAGCTTCCGCAAACGGGTAAGTTAACGTCTTTTCTTACGCCCCTGCACGGCTTTAAAGCGGGGATTGCTTTTGCAAATCACGTACAGCCGCCCTTTGCGCTTAACTATCTGACAATCCGGGTGACGCTGTTTGGCGCTACGTAAAGAGTTGAGTACCTGCATTATTTGCTCCTTTTCGCATCAATAAAACCACCGAAGCGCTGGCGGAAGCGTGCGGTACTGCCTTCATTATTGAAAGCCTTCTGTTTACCGGTGTAATACGGATGCGATTTGGATGACACATCAAGCGTCACGTACGGATACGTCTCACCTTCGAGCTCAATCTCACGCTCGGTCCTGATGGTTGAACCGACTTTAAAGAATTCGTTGGCACTGGTGTCGTGAAAGACCACGGTACGATAGTGCGGATGAATGTTGGGTTTCATGGCGACCTCGATCATTACGTTATAACATAACAATACGGTACGCCGAGTTAATACAAAGATCAACCATGAGAACGAAAAGGGTAATGGGCGACGCAGGCCGCCCGTTGCGGATTAGGGATTCAGCTGATGCGCTAACGCCCGCAGCTGTTCGGCTATGGACTGCAGATCTTTACCGGGCTCTGTTTTCGGCCCCGTAGAGTGGCGAATAACCAGTCGTGCGGGGAGAATCGAAGATGTATGCAGCATTTCGTTATCACCGCTATCAAGGATGCGGCGCACAGCCTCTTTTCCTTGTAAATCGAGGTCTAGCGAAACGGTCGTCAGCGCCGGATAGAAGAATGAACTTTCATAGGTATCATCGTAACCAATCACCGATTTCTCCCCCGGGATCGGCACCTGATGCTGATGAAAAGCGCTCAGGACACCCAATGCCATCTGATCGTTTCCCACCAGCACCGCGGTGAAGTTCGGTGTCTCGCGCAGCATTTGCAGCGCACCGGCGTAACCGCTCTGTGCATCCCAGTTGCCACGAACCACTGTGACAGGTTGCAGGCCATAACCCTCAAGGGTTTCCATCCAGCTTTTCAAACGTAATTTCGCTGACACCGAGCTTTCCGGTCCGGCCAACAGGGCTATCTCACGGTGCCCCATCTCATAGAGATATTTGACGCTGGCTCGGGTGCCATCCGCTGGATTGAACGAAACGTTAAACACCGAGCTATAGGGGTCAACATCCAAAAAGAGACAGACAATGTCGTCGTTATCAGCGGCGATTTTCTGGGCTTCTTCGGTCTCCAGAGGCACGTTGATAATAACCTTGTTCACCAGTTGCGACTTCAGCTCATTGATCGAATCCTGGATACTTTGGTTGACGCTCTCATCAATCATCGAGATGAGTACCTGATAGCCTTCAACATTGGCATAGCGTTTTACCGCTGCCGCAACTTGTGAAGGAGCGTGTAAGGCCAGAGAAATCGTCACCAGGCCGACAGTATGGCTCTGCTTACCTACCAGCTGCTGTGCAAGGCGATTAGGCACATAGCGCAGCTCCTCAATAGATTTCTCCACCTTGCTACGCGTGGCTTTGGATACATTAGCAGACTTATTGAGTACCCTGGACACGGTCTGATAGGAGACGCCCGCGTGGCGGGCAACGTCTTCTAAAGTCGCGCTTTTAGACTTCATGGTCCGGTTCCTTATGTTGTTATCCCTGGATTGTAACAGGGGCAATATGAAAAAACGCTCACAGCAACATTCCCCTGATGACAATCACCATAAAAAGTACGACGCTCACAATACATTGAATTGTGAATGGACTCACCATCCGTAACAAAATACGCCTATTTATTTGCAGTTAATCACACTATGGCGATCATTCAATTGCCTGAATTTAGGTTTAGGCATTTTATGACATCGGTTATGTGAACGTAATACAAAAATAAGAGGATAGACATGAACACTACGCTGCGCACACTCTCCGTTGCGTTGGCCGCTGCGCTGATTTCACCATCCGTGTTGGCTGCTTCCGCCGCTGTCCCAGGTATCGATTTTCATGGTTATATGCGCGCCGGGGTTGGGGTCTCCGGTGATGGTAGTCAGGCTGAATGGCAAAAAAACAAAATAGGCCGTCTGGGTAACGAATCCGATACCTATGGTGAGCTGGAGTTAGGCTCAGAGGTCTACAAGAAAAACGATGTTAGCTTCTACCTCGATAGTATGGTCAGCATGGTCTCTGACGGCTCCAACGATAACGAAACCACGCTGGATGACGATGCGCAGTTTGGTCTGCGTCAGTTGAACCTGCAAATTAAAGGCTTGGTCCCTGGCGATCCAAATGCGGTCATTTGGGGCGGTAAACGCTACTATCAGCGCCACGATCTACACATCATCGATACCAAATACTGGAACATTTCCGGCTCCGGTGCGGGACTTGAAAACTACACTCTCGGTCCTGGTGCCGTCTCCTTTGCCTGGATCCGCGGCGACGCGAATGACGTTGATTACCGCGTCGATGGCGACAGTGATGTAAACATTAACTATCTCGACCTGCGCTATGCTGGCTGGAAACCGTGGTCTGGTGCCTGGACGGAATTTGGTATCGACTATGCGATGCCGAACACCACTAAAAAGCAGGATACCTACGGAGGACTGTATGATGCTGAAAATGGCGTCATGCTGACCGGTGAAATCAGC
This Klebsiella sp. RHBSTW-00484 DNA region includes the following protein-coding sequences:
- a CDS encoding LacI family DNA-binding transcriptional regulator, with the protein product MKSKSATLEDVARHAGVSYQTVSRVLNKSANVSKATRSKVEKSIEELRYVPNRLAQQLVGKQSHTVGLVTISLALHAPSQVAAAVKRYANVEGYQVLISMIDESVNQSIQDSINELKSQLVNKVIINVPLETEEAQKIAADNDDIVCLFLDVDPYSSVFNVSFNPADGTRASVKYLYEMGHREIALLAGPESSVSAKLRLKSWMETLEGYGLQPVTVVRGNWDAQSGYAGALQMLRETPNFTAVLVGNDQMALGVLSAFHQHQVPIPGEKSVIGYDDTYESSFFYPALTTVSLDLDLQGKEAVRRILDSGDNEMLHTSSILPARLVIRHSTGPKTEPGKDLQSIAEQLRALAHQLNP
- a CDS encoding type B 50S ribosomal protein L31, giving the protein MKPNIHPHYRTVVFHDTSANEFFKVGSTIRTEREIELEGETYPYVTLDVSSKSHPYYTGKQKAFNNEGSTARFRQRFGGFIDAKRSK
- the ykgO gene encoding type B 50S ribosomal protein L36; translation: MQVLNSLRSAKQRHPDCQIVKRKGRLYVICKSNPRFKAVQGRKKRR
- a CDS encoding maltoporin, which produces MNTTLRTLSVALAAALISPSVLAASAAVPGIDFHGYMRAGVGVSGDGSQAEWQKNKIGRLGNESDTYGELELGSEVYKKNDVSFYLDSMVSMVSDGSNDNETTLDDDAQFGLRQLNLQIKGLVPGDPNAVIWGGKRYYQRHDLHIIDTKYWNISGSGAGLENYTLGPGAVSFAWIRGDANDVDYRVDGDSDVNINYLDLRYAGWKPWSGAWTEFGIDYAMPNTTKKQDTYGGLYDAENGVMLTGEISQDMLGGYNKMVLQYANKGLAQNMVSQGGGWYDMWNYVNDATGYRVINTGLIPITDKFSINHVLTWGSADNITEYTDKTRMLSLVARGQYQFTEYVRLIGEVGGFYQKDSYKNNTEYKQAGEKYTIALGLADGPDFMSRPELRIFASYLNDSENGKPFEDQTANNTWNFGVQVEAWW